From Mucilaginibacter rubeus, a single genomic window includes:
- a CDS encoding basic secretory protein-like protein, whose protein sequence is MIRKKLLFLALLCAAGTCFAQDKEKEKDLQEYHLNLPADSSVLDAKSKEKLTKAFYKIYPDFARANSYHTKKHLSVTFADSPAITAEDGKMEISAAVVKDLSEKKLEKAMEAALAKNWASADTIKKKGFQLVFINKNQHIDPAVQQSLIDTYFEIFPVLIKTFNKKTTKSVVFVTDTAYGGVAEASGNRILFSTKYLKAHPTDIDVVTHETMHLVQGYGYSAGPVWLTEGIADYVRYKYGVDNVGSKWYLPAFNSKQSYTNSYRITARFFVWLEKNVKPGLIADLDVLLRAHQYNDQSWVTLTGKNLDALWEAYSQNPAVELTYSDKAKLKKGA, encoded by the coding sequence ATGATCAGGAAAAAACTATTATTCCTTGCTCTTTTATGCGCTGCAGGCACCTGCTTCGCGCAGGACAAGGAGAAAGAAAAAGACTTGCAAGAATATCATTTAAACCTGCCCGCTGATAGCAGTGTTTTAGATGCAAAATCGAAAGAAAAGCTTACAAAAGCGTTCTACAAAATTTATCCCGACTTTGCCCGGGCCAATAGCTATCACACTAAAAAACATTTATCTGTTACTTTTGCCGATAGCCCTGCAATTACAGCGGAAGATGGTAAAATGGAAATCAGTGCTGCCGTAGTTAAAGATCTGTCTGAAAAGAAACTGGAGAAAGCGATGGAAGCAGCGCTGGCAAAAAATTGGGCATCCGCAGATACCATTAAAAAGAAAGGTTTTCAGTTGGTTTTCATTAACAAAAACCAACACATTGATCCGGCTGTACAGCAAAGCCTTATTGACACTTACTTCGAAATTTTTCCGGTGTTGATCAAAACCTTTAATAAAAAGACAACCAAAAGTGTGGTGTTTGTGACTGATACGGCATATGGTGGCGTAGCCGAGGCCAGCGGTAACCGTATCCTTTTCAGTACCAAATACCTGAAAGCCCATCCAACCGATATCGACGTGGTAACACATGAAACCATGCACCTTGTACAGGGCTACGGCTACAGCGCCGGACCTGTTTGGTTAACGGAAGGTATTGCCGATTATGTAAGGTATAAATATGGTGTTGATAACGTAGGTTCAAAATGGTATTTACCTGCTTTTAACAGCAAACAAAGCTACACCAACAGTTATCGCATCACCGCCCGCTTTTTTGTATGGCTGGAAAAAAATGTTAAACCGGGCTTAATTGCAGATCTGGATGTACTGTTGCGTGCCCATCAATACAATGATCAATCATGGGTAACCTTAACCGGCAAAAACCTTGACGCGCTTTGGGAAGCTTATAGTCAAAACCCCGCTGTGGAGTTAACTTACAGCGATAAGGCAAAGCTTAAAAAGGGAGCATAA